TAACTTCATATGCGTCCGCTAGGGGAGCCTTTTGGCTGAGAGTGTGCATCTGCACTAACCCTTTGTACCTGATCCAGATAATGCTGGCGAAGGGAAGCGTAATTTTGGTAAACCTCCTGCGGACAAAAGAAAAGGAGGATTTTTTTATGTTTACAGAAGAAGTTCTACAGAGTTTTGTCGACTCATCTTTAGGTAAGACCCTCATTGTTTTCGTAGCTTTGGTGCTTGTTGCCTTATTTGCAGGAAATCTTTATAAAAAGAAGAATCTTTCCGTTAAGGCATTAGCGTATTCAGGTCTGGCTATTGCTCTGGCTACGATCCTTTCTAACTTTACTTTGTTCCAGCTCCCTCAAGGAGGTTCTGTGACGCCATTTACCATGATGTTTATTGTACTCATTGGCTATTGGTTTGGTCCTTTAGAAGGAATCCTGGCAGGGGTGACTTATGGGCTTTTACAGCTTGCCCTGGGAGGATATGTAGTACATCCTGCACAGCTATTACTAGATTATCCCTTAGCTTTTGGTGCTTTGGGACTTTCCGGATTCTTTAAAAAAGGTTCCTATTCTCTTATTTACGGTTATGCCGTAGGGGTAACAGGGCGATTTATTTGCAGTTTCTTATCCGGATGGATTTTCTTTGGCGCCTATGCATGGGAAGGGTTTGATCCTATTACCTATTCCATACTTTATAATCTATCCTATATAGGAATAGAAATGGTATTAACCATTCTTTTATTTATGATTCCTTCTTTTAGATTCGCCCTTAATCATATCAAGAAAACAGTAAATGTCAGCGAATATGCTTAAGAACTTTAAGAAAATCCGTTGTTATTGCCTTTTGGCTATAACAACGGATTTTTTAAATGCATCCATATCAATCTAAACTGCCGGTAAGCACATACCCATTTTTAAAATCGTTTCCAATTCTTTTACCATAATCGGTCTGCTATATAAATAGCCCTGTCCAAACTTACAGTTCATTTCTCTAAGACAGTTCAGTTGTTCTTTGTTTTCTATGCCTTCTGCCACTAAATTTAGCTTTAGGTCATTGGATAAGTTCACAACGCTTTTTACGATTTGGCTGGAAATGAGATTTGTGCTTAAATCCTTTATAAATTCCCTATCTATTTTAAGGATATCGCTTTTAAAATACTTTAAATAATATAAAGAGGAATATCCCATTCCAAAATCATCTATGGCCACTTTAACCCCCATAGCTTTTAGCAGCTCAAAATCCTTCA
The genomic region above belongs to Defluviitalea saccharophila and contains:
- the thiT gene encoding energy-coupled thiamine transporter ThiT, encoding MFTEEVLQSFVDSSLGKTLIVFVALVLVALFAGNLYKKKNLSVKALAYSGLAIALATILSNFTLFQLPQGGSVTPFTMMFIVLIGYWFGPLEGILAGVTYGLLQLALGGYVVHPAQLLLDYPLAFGALGLSGFFKKGSYSLIYGYAVGVTGRFICSFLSGWIFFGAYAWEGFDPITYSILYNLSYIGIEMVLTILLFMIPSFRFALNHIKKTVNVSEYA